GCTGGCACAGCAGATTGCCAATGGGCTGCCCACCACACCCGCCGCGGGCGTCGGGCCAAGCGACTTTGTCCGTTTTCAGCAGCGTGTGGAAACGGATCCTCATCTCGCCCGAACCTTGCAGAACTTGCCTGAGCTGGAAGCGTTCATTGACTCTGCCCTGGCGCTGGGGGCCGAACAAGGGCTTCATTTCACCCGGGAAGAATTGCGGGCGGCGATGCGCACAGGTCGCCAGCAGTGGAGAGACCAGTGGAAGACCTGAACCTGCACGGCTGGTTGCCGATCCGCGTATGGCAAGAGGCCGGGCTGTGGCGGGTCGATTGGTGCTGGTTTGGCGACGCGCGACTGTCGCAGCCGTTCTTCGGCGATGCCGTGGAAGACGCCCTGCGCTTGCCCTTCAACCAGGCATTGCGCCGCCAGACACCCTTGGACGTACTCGGTCAGTGGCAACGACAAAGCCCGGGGCTGGCGCCCAGTGCGTTCATTTTCCATGCCTCCCGTTGCGGTTCGACATTGATCAGCCAGATGCTTGCCCAATTGGACGATCACATCGTCATATCGGAACCACCGCCCCTGGATACGTTGCTGCGCAGTGATTTGCCGTCGCCCGAGCGGGGCGTGGCGCTCAAGGGCTTGATGTCGGCCTATGGGCAGCGCCGCCGAGGCGTGGAGCAACGCCTGGTGGTCAAGCTCGACGCCTGGAACATCGGTGAGCTGGCGCTGTTGCGAGAATGTTTTCCCGACACGCCCTGGCTGTTCCTGTACCGCGACCCCTTGGAAATCGCCGTCTCCCATCTGCGCCGTCCTGGTATGCACATGGTGCCGGGGATGATCGGGACGAGTGTCTTGGACGATGGGTTGCCGTTCAGTAGCCGGGAAGATTTCATCTCGCGTCGGGTAGGGCGGTTGTTGGCGACGGGTTTGGAATACTGTCGGGTATTGGGTGCAATGGCGGTCAACTACACCGAACTGCCTGGGGCAATGACGGGCAGGCTGGCGGCGTTTTTCGGCCTCGATGATGAGCAATGCAGGCGGGTGTTCGCGACGGTGGGGCAGCATGCCAAGCAGCCGGCGCAGGCGTTTGTTGGTGATAGCGAGGACAAGCACCGGGAGGCTTCGGCGCTGTTGCGTGAGCAGGTCCTGCGCTGGGCGCAGGGGCCCTATGAAGCACTCGAAACATTGCGCTGTGGCGAGGGGATTTAGCGAAGCGTCGCACTTCCCCTTGTGGGAGCAAAGCTTGCTCGCGAAACAGGCGCCTCGATTTCTGAAAGACCGCATCGCCGCCATCGCGGGCAAGCCTTGCTCCCACAGTGGGCAACGCATCAAGATTTGTTGGGCGACAACTCCGCCATTCCCTTGAGCAATTCAATCGGCAGGGGGAAGACGATGGTGGAGCTTTTATCCCCGGCAATCGAGCCCAGCGTCTGCATGTAGCGCAGCTGCATGGCACCGGGCTGACGACCGAGCATTTCGGCGGCCTGCATGAGTTTTTCCGAGGCTTGCAGTTCGCCTTCGGCGTGGATCACCTTGGCCCGGCGTTCGCGCTCGGCTTCGGCTTGGCGGGCGATGGCGCGGATCATGGATTCGTTGAGGTCCACGTGCTTGATCTCGACGTTCGCGACCTTGATGCCCCAGGCGTCGGTCTGGGCGTCGAGCACCTGCTGGATGTCGCCGTTCAATTGCTCGCGCTCGGCCAGCAGTTGGTCCAGGTCATGTTTACCGAGGACCGCGCGCAGTGTGGTCTGGGCCAGTTGGCTGGTGGCCATGAGGAAGTTCTCGACCTGGATGATGGCTTTCTGCGGATCGAGCACGCGGAAATACAGTACCGCGTTGACCTTCACCGAGACGTTGTCGCGGGTGATCACGTCCTGGGGCGGCACGTCGAGGACAATGGTACGCAGGTCGACGCGGATCATCTGTTGCACCACCGGAATCAGCAGGATCAACCCTGGCCCCTTGACCTGCCAGAACCGACCGAGCTGGAACACCACCGCTCGTTCGTATTCGCGCAGGATCCGGAACGTCGCACCCGCCAGGGCGATCAACAGCAACAACAGCAGCACAAAACCGATTTGCATGCCCATCTCATACCCCTCCGGAGTCAGCGGCGGCCACTTCCAGCAGCAACCCCTTGCGTGCGATGACCCGCACCGCTTGCCCAGGCCGCAGCGGCGTCGCACTTGCCACCTGCCAGCGTTCGCCTTCCAACTGGACCCAGCCATGATGATTATTGCCGGCTTGCAACGCGGTCACCGCCGTGACGCTGCCCAACAGCGCGGCA
The sequence above is drawn from the Pseudomonas sp. St316 genome and encodes:
- a CDS encoding sulfotransferase family protein, with the translated sequence MEDLNLHGWLPIRVWQEAGLWRVDWCWFGDARLSQPFFGDAVEDALRLPFNQALRRQTPLDVLGQWQRQSPGLAPSAFIFHASRCGSTLISQMLAQLDDHIVISEPPPLDTLLRSDLPSPERGVALKGLMSAYGQRRRGVEQRLVVKLDAWNIGELALLRECFPDTPWLFLYRDPLEIAVSHLRRPGMHMVPGMIGTSVLDDGLPFSSREDFISRRVGRLLATGLEYCRVLGAMAVNYTELPGAMTGRLAAFFGLDDEQCRRVFATVGQHAKQPAQAFVGDSEDKHREASALLREQVLRWAQGPYEALETLRCGEGI
- a CDS encoding slipin family protein — its product is MGMQIGFVLLLLLLIALAGATFRILREYERAVVFQLGRFWQVKGPGLILLIPVVQQMIRVDLRTIVLDVPPQDVITRDNVSVKVNAVLYFRVLDPQKAIIQVENFLMATSQLAQTTLRAVLGKHDLDQLLAEREQLNGDIQQVLDAQTDAWGIKVANVEIKHVDLNESMIRAIARQAEAERERRAKVIHAEGELQASEKLMQAAEMLGRQPGAMQLRYMQTLGSIAGDKSSTIVFPLPIELLKGMAELSPNKS